One genomic window of Nicotiana sylvestris chromosome 10, ASM39365v2, whole genome shotgun sequence includes the following:
- the LOC104227061 gene encoding AAA-ATPase ASD, mitochondrial-like yields the protein MISTMGLLQSWGGLGTSIASFIFMWDMIRRYCPPELIRASDKWTRRIRSFFYPFIQISISEFMSNNLKPHDAYAAVEAYLSVHLAKKAKRLRAETVHGGGKLVLSMDEHERVNDEFRGAKIQWISGKIVQRESKYLPDVERKYYKVTFHKKYRDMVTDTYLEHVIKTGKEIQMRNRKRKLYTNGHNKTTWSHIVFEHPATFDSLAMESEKKREIVDDLLMFRESKDFYARIGKAWKRGYLLYGPPGTGKSTMIAAMANLLDYDVYDLELTSVRDNTELRRLLAETSSKSIIVIEDIDCSLDLTGQRKKKQEKPPEEKTSKNKKEVPRKDTEESGSRVTLSGLLNFIDGLWSACSGERIIVFTTNYVDKLDPALTRRGRMDKHIELSYCSFEGFKVLAKNYLLLDEHPLFEPIEMLMKETNIIPADVAENLMPSSPKEDARKCLLKLIEALKLAEEVMIKKGKEEPADKELPDMKEDADVLQEMEDSVDKV from the coding sequence ATGATCAGCACAATGGGATTGCTGCAGAGTTGGGGTGGTTTAGGGACTAGCATTGCTAGTTTCATATTCATGTGGGATATGATCCGTCGATACTGTCCCCCCGAGCTCATTCGAGCTTCAGATAAGTGGACAAGAAGAATCAGGAGCTTTTTCTACCCTTTCATTCAGATTTCCATCAGTGAATTCATGAGCAACAATCTCAAGCCACATGATGCCTATGCAGCAGTCGAGGCGTATCTCAGTGTCCATTTAGCAAAAAAGGCAAAAAGGCTCAGAGCTGAAACTGTGCATGGTGGGGGAAAGCTGGTGCTAAGCATGGATGAGCATGAGAGAGTTAATGATGAGTTTCGCGGAGCAAAAATACAATGGATATCTGGGAAAATTGTGCAACGGGAAAGCAAGTACTTGCCAGATGTAGAAAGAAAATATTACAAGGTGACATTCCACAAGAAATATCGTGATATGGTAACTGATACTTACTTGGAGCATGTGATCAAGACAGGAAAAGAAATCCAGATGAGAAACAGGAAGAGAAAGCTCTACACAAACGGCCACAACAAGACCACATGGAGCCATATTGTATTTGAGCACCCTGCAACATTTGATAGCCTGGCAATGGAATCGGAAAAGAAGCGGGAGATTGTGGATGATCTCCTCATGTTTAGGGAGAGTAAGGATTTCTATGCCAGGATTGGGAAGGCGTGGAAGCGGGGTTACCTACTATATGGTCCCCCAGGTACTGGGAAGTCAACAATGATTGCTGCAATGGCAAATTTATTGGATTATGACGTCTATGATCTTGAGCTAACATCGGTCAGGGACAACACAGAATTGAGAAGGCTCTTAGCCGAAACATCGAGTAAATCTATTATAGTGATAGAAGACATTGACTGCTCACTTGATCTAACAGGTCAAAGGAAGAAGAAACAGGAAAAACCTCCAGAAGAGAAGacttcaaagaacaagaaagaagttccTCGCAAGGATACCGAAGAGAGTGGAAGTCGAGTCACTCTCTCCGGGCTTTTGAACTTCATTGACGGTCTTTGGTCAGCATGCAGTGGAGAGCGTATAATCGTCTTTACTACAAACTATGTGGATAAGTTGGATCCAGCTCTTACAAGAAGGGGAAGAATGGATAAGCATATTGAACTCTCCTACTGTAGTTTCGAGGGATTCAAGGTGCTTGCAAAGAATTACCTGCTGTTGGACGAACACCCcctgtttgaaccaattgaaatgTTAATGAAGGAGACAAATATCATACCTGCTGATGTTGCAGAGAACCTGATGCCTAGCTCCCCGAAAGAAGACGCAAGGAAATGCCTTCTGAAGCTGATTGAAGCTCTCAAACTGGCAGAAGAAGTGATGATAAAGAAAGGGAAGGAGGAACCAGCAGACAAAGAACTGCCTGACATGAAAGAAGATGCAGATGTGTTGCAGGAAATGGAAGATTCTGTAGACAAAGTTTAG
- the LOC138879759 gene encoding uncharacterized protein, with protein sequence MEERNVKGKGVILLCFGKERLSFIGSENERECAYIKKTLSLVLTELERRYILSALEDDLYNVYSARNNSKEFWDALEKKYKTEDACLKKFVVAIFLYYKMIDTETVGTQVQELQLIFHDLIVEGIVVNEAFQLVAMIEKLPHSWRDFKNYLKHKCKEMKLEDLLIHLKIEEDKRIIEKISHGYSMIMGANIAEKKKDKKRGHSNIVEKNDDIDDLCVMLSEYNLVGNLKEWWIDYGATRHVCAVKDAFATYSTAGSEKEPPMGNTATTKIEGYVKIFLKITYGKDEANEAFKKYKNEVENQLNKKIKMIRNDRSGEYKSPFAEIC encoded by the exons atggaggaaAGAAATGTGAAAGGAAAGGGAGTTATTCTTTTATGCTTTGGAAAAGAGCGATTGTCCTTCATTGGTAGTGAAAATGAAAGGGAGTGTGCTTATATTAAGAAAACACTTTCCTTGGTGTTAACTGAGTTGGAAAGAAG ATACATCCTAAGTGCTTTGGAGGATGATTTGTACAATGTCTACAGCGCTAGGAATAATTCCAAAGAATTCTGGGATGCACTTGAGAAAAAGTATAAGACTGAAGATGCGTGCTTGAAAAAGTTTGTGGTTGCCATATTTCTATACTATAAAATGATAGACACCGAAACCGTTGGAACCCAAGTTCAAGAGCTTCAACTTATTTTTCATGACCTTATTGTTGAAGGCATAGTAGTAAATGAAGCATTTCAACTTGTTGCAATGATTGAAAAGTTGCCTCATTCGTGGAGAGATTTCAAAAATTATCTAAAGCACAAGTGCAAAGAAATGAAGTTGGAAGATCTATTGATTCATCTCAAGATTGAGGAAGATAAAAGAATAATTGAGAAGATATCGCATGGATATTCAATGATTATGGGAGCAAATATCGCTGAAAAG AAAAAGGACAAGAAAAGGGGACATTCCAacatagtggagaagaatgatgacATTGACGATTTGTGTGTAATGCTTTCGGAATATAACTTAGTTGGAAATCtgaaggagtggtggattgactaTGGAGCTACTCGACATGTTTGTGCTGTCAAAGACGCATTTGCTACTTACTCTACTGCTGGTTCCGAAAAAGAGCCTCCCATGGGAAATACTGCAACAACCAAGATTGAGGGTTATGTGAAGATATTTTTGAAGATAACTTATGGCAAG GATGAAGCAAATGAAGCATTTAAGAAATACAAGAATGAAGTGGAGAATCAGTTGAATAAAAAGATTAAAATGATTAGAAATGATAGGAGTGGAGAATACAAATCTCCTTTTGCAGAGATATGTTAG